One region of Myxocyprinus asiaticus isolate MX2 ecotype Aquarium Trade chromosome 38, UBuf_Myxa_2, whole genome shotgun sequence genomic DNA includes:
- the LOC127429328 gene encoding protein Shroom1-like isoform X3 — MDSYHFHFERMSNIDLHPLSLPVSRLSPAKSSSSIDQYTHHHSKGDSAYSSFSGGSTVPDYPSPFLLDELQSHSLHYTDLKYAKAKYSPTFLQSDSKSMDHLYRSMEAIVQQHHQSSNGCSNIESPPVPTHPLPPPPPPLRLDSFVTTRNLENSRARQSPEGQFDDISTSQQTGNPEVFGVRAEPVYGHVFSQNCQRDLLKQDLGDKVIEPPKSTGILSRLALQTCQQEHLQQSLSGHSETQRKRSHSAYGGPVSEQQCYVNSVHMPQNMISGSIQHKGQFYFVTGVFKSSEPSVMQSVGDSASMETSSEWSYKAQRRRQSCPSGPSGRLFFQEDHNFTFQNEVVEHPSYKSEQTSQGVEDKRVISRETGRHHSSSHPIFYCGPEDSLVGKKITPALIKEDHTSRPKNEEQLTRNSRRPQLDVPSEKISKETTPLLYHLTGANRASFTSKFKNNSDCGMEIKSPDCGKGKQKAGKDGQSSNNSEYRQSEMFKEEQPNDFSYPCGTLDDSYKKYYKEKLKDAQSKVLRATSFKRKDLQLSWPHRIKQQTNKKLSVIHAGPLSQKSILDNPTPQVHKPQGTEEENIKDLGQEIEKGMEKEMEKPRNIAQQQVPRVGSRKRLTADQKKLSHSEPEKLHQLSDEPAHMTCHSLGNEGEGLLSEGDHGQVAARRKMLETRGRALSASNFSKSSLKHLQHKALVAYMERKTGQKVAEPQQPVPQVPNQRNSTAGLLSDWSSRHNSGIAGSKNLYRPLSAGRILDSVSSSVKYAQFITAQSSIHSRQSSSREESPTAGKSASVESLLDQPEQPEFFRARSTSTPHVFHVRKHQDEFSTSHNKDILSFQRKVEEDTVVHHSRTASVPDDRWARMITPRGKSMEELGVGKISNPKVLSKSSEQLDQQQNKQAMSVKEKRISKGQKHMESMLNQSCSPMLSSEEHSDKSQAGPEKQLSKQPSPTPDSSAVSYSQLRALSSPPDSNEFHSIVSVNHIPSREDEINMAVRRKGTKNRDDTVVPMSSHPIVSGEIKRDIRKEQEVSPQDVSEAPVSAQEVSLSLGVTTDPSLWISTPETNETEANNCRSTETATIDEPRNAVPTPCSLIESTPITTVPVILGVESSETTALSREDGSLVFESKEWKDPKVKLEWEVLVQEVVSADQSLARSLYPLTNRKTALMLMEQLLSEDTLLMEEHYKKKQEKKVNNPEKSAHSTETPEDDKPANPLSSLKDDAALSNNQKDKLCNTEIDIIEKKVGEHLARDLRPFLHTESLQFKFRGLCWWTHLFSSPHKCSMGFMSEDWDGHGRTLIL, encoded by the exons ATGGATTCCTATCATTTCCACTTCGAGAGAATGAGTAACATTGACCTACATCCTCTAAGTCTTCCGGTTAGTCGACTCTCACCGGCCAAGTCCAGTAGCAGTATTGATCAGTATACCCACCACCACAGCAAAGGGGACTCTGCCTATAGCTCATTCTCTGGAGGTTCCACAGTCCCTGATTACCCCTCTCCCTTCCTACTGGATGAACTCCAGTCGCACAGTCTGCACTACACCGATCTGAAATATGCGAAAGCTAAATACAGCCCAACCTTTCTTCAATCAGATTCAAAGAGCATGGACCACCTTTACCGTTCCATGGAAGCCATTGTGCAACAGCACCATCAGAGCAGCAATGGCTGCTCTAACATTGAAAGTCCACCAGTTCCTACGCATCCTTTACCACCCCCACCACCACCTCTACGTCTGGACAGTTTTGTAACAACCAGGAACCTTGAAAACTCAAGGGCACGTCAGAGTCCCGAAGGACAGTTTGATGATATTTCTACTTCACAACAGACAGGTAATCCCGAGGTATTTGGTGTCCGGGCTGAGCCCGTCTATGGTCACGTATTTTCACAGAATTGTCAGAGAGATCTGCTCAAGCAAGATCTTGGGGACAAGGTTATTGAACCACCAAAATCTACAGGCATTTTAAGTAGATTAGCCCTGCAAACCTGTCAGCAAGAGCACTTGCAGCAGTCTTTGAGTGGCCATTCTGAAACTCAGCGGAAGAGGTCGCATTCAGCTTATGGGGGTCCTGTTTCTGAGCAGCAATGCTATGTCAACTCCGTCCATATGCCACAGAACATGATCAGTGGAAGTATTCAGCACAAAGGGCAATTTTATTTTGTTACCGGTGTCTTCAAGTCCTCTGAGCCCAGTGTCATGCAAAGTGTTGGTGACAGTGCAAGCATGGAAACCTCTAGTGAGTGGTCTTATAAAGCTCAGCGTAGAAGGCAGAGCTGTCCCAGTGGTCCGAGTGGTAGACTGTTTTTTCAAGAGGATCACAATTTCACCTTTCAGAATGAAGTTGTGGAGCATCCATCTTATAAGTCAGAGCAGACCTCTCAAGGTGTGGAGGACAAGAGGGTCATAAGTAGAGAAACTGGCAGACATCACTCTTCCAGCCACCCTATCTTCTACTGTGGTCCAGAGGACAGTTTGGTTGGTAAAAAGATAACCCCTGCTCTGATTAAAGAAGACCATACCAGTCGCCCCAAGAATGAAGAACAGTTGACAAGAAATTCAAGACGGCCTCAATTGGATGTTCCAAGTGAGAAGATCAGCAAGGAGACAACCCCACTTTTATACCACCTCACGGGAGCCAACAGGGCATCATTTACAAGCAAGTTCAAAAACAATAGTGATTGTGGAATGGAAATCAAGAGTCCAGACTGTGGCAAAGGTAAGCAGAAGGCAGGAAAAGATGGGCAAAGCTCTAATAACAGTGAATATCGTCAGAGTGAAATGTTTAAAGAAGAACAACCAAATGATTTTTCCTACCCATGCGGTACCTTAGATGACTCCTACAAAAAGTATTACAAGGAGAAACTGAAAGATGCCCAATCCAAGGTTTTGAGGGCAACATCCTTTAAAAGAAAAGATTTGCAACTCTCGTGGCCCCACAGAATCAAGCAGCAGACAAACAAAAAGCTTTCTGTCATACATGCTGGTCCACTATCACAAAAGTCCATCTTAGACAATCCCACCCCACAAGTGCACAAGCCTCAAGGAACAGAGGAGGAGAACATAAAGGACCTTGGTCAGGAGATTGAGAAAGGAATGGAAAAGGAAATGGAGAAGCCACGGAATATTGCTCAACAACAAGTGCCTCGAGTAGGGTCTAGGAAACGTTTGACGGCAGACCAGAAAAAGCTTTCTCATTCTGAACCTGAGAAGCTACACCAGCTATCAGATGAACCTGCTCATATGACCTGCCACTCTCTTGGAAATGAAGGGGAAGGTCTACTTTCAGAGGGTGATCACGGTCAAGTGGCTGCCAGGCGGAAGATGCTTGAAACACGAGGACGTGCTCTGTCTGCCTCCAACTTCTCAAAATCAAGTCTGAAGCACCTTCAGCATAAGGCCTTGGTAGCATACATGGAACGTAAAACTGGTCAAAAGGTAGCTGAACCCCAGCAGCCAGTTCCACAAGTACCCAACCAAAGGAATTCAACTGCAGGGTTGCTATCTGACTGGAGCTCCAGACATAACTCTGGCATTGCAGGCTCCAAGAATCTCTACAGGCCTCTCTCCGCAGGTCGCATTCTTGACTCTGTGTCAAGTTCTGTTAAATATGCCCAGTTCATCACTGCTCAGTCTAGCATTCACTCAAGGCAGTCCAGCTCAAGAGAGGAGTCCCCTACAGCAGGGAAGTCTGCCTCTGTGGAGAGTCTTCTAGACCAGCCTGAACAGCCTGAGTTCTTTCGGGCGCGCAGCACCTCGACTCCCCATGTTTTCCAC GTTCGAAAACATCAAGATGAGTTCTCAACCAGTCATAACAAGGACATTTTAAG ttttcagagaAAAGTAGAGGAAGATACTGTGGTCCATCACAGTCGTACAGCATCTGTTCCTGATGACCGGTGGGCACGAATGATCACTCCAAGAGGGAAGTCTATGGAGGAACTTGGAGTGGGGAAAATCTCAAATCCCAAAGTTCTCAGCAAGAGCTCAGAGCAGCTTGACCAACAGCAGAACAAGCAGGCTATGTCTGTAAAAGAGAAGAGAATCAGTAAAGGACAGAAACACATGGAGAGTATGTTAAATCAAAGCTGTTCCCCCATGCTGAGCTCTGAAGAACACTCAGATAAATCTCAGGCAGGTCCTGAGAAGCAACTCTCTAAGCAGCCATCTCCAACACCAGACTCTTCAGCAGTTTCTTACTCCCAGCTCAGAGCTTTGTCCTCTCCACCTGACTCAAATGAATTCCATAGCATTGTCTCTGTAAATCATATACCCTCCCGTGAGGATGAAATCAATATGGCTGTACGCCGCAAAGGAACTAAAAATAGAGATGACACAGTTGTGCCCATGTCTAGTCATCCCATTGTATCCGGTGAGATCAAGCGGGATATCAG AAAAGAGCAGGAGGTTTCTCCTCAGGATGTGAGTGAGGCACCTGTATCTGCTCAAGAAGTTTCCCTTAGTCTTGGAGTCACAACAGATCCCAGTTTATGGATCTCAACACCTGAGACAAATGAAACAGAGGCAAACAATTGCCGATCTACTGAAACAGCAACTATTGATGAACCCCGAAATGCAGTGCCTACCCCATGTAGTTTGATTGAAAGCACACCTATAACTACAGTTCCTGTTATTCTGGGAGTGGAGTCCAGTGAGACAACGGCACTTAGTAGGGAAGATGGGTCTCTTGTGTTTGAAAGCAAGGAATGGAAGGATCCAAAAGTCAAACTAGAGTGGGAGGTGCTAGTTCAGGAGGTAGTTTCAGCTGACCAGTCATTAGCTCGCAGTCTTTACCCTTTAACCAATCGGAAGACAGCTCTCATGCTGATGGAGCAGCTGTTGTCTGAGGATACTCTTCTAATGGAAGAACACTACAAGAAGAAACAGGAGAAGAAAGTTAATAACCCAGAGAAATCTGCACACAG